The following coding sequences are from one Lasioglossum baleicum chromosome 18, iyLasBale1, whole genome shotgun sequence window:
- the LOC143218222 gene encoding GDP-D-glucose phosphorylase 1 encodes MSCNSNNITILNPIKTENSSTQSAQKKEEFDFDSVLKEKWKEAQNKGTFRYILNIENTKLLSGKYQFLAQLNVDRGYNRRCPEHITSMTQPFDVKRFNFTKISSEEEIMYLDGNEEDVIAINISPLEYCHSLLLPERCKQLPQVVTKYSLYKALRIFALSHDPYIRVAFNSLCAHASVNHLHWHLYCLNHRMLLEHIDLDDFMGPIQILRKYPANGFCIKYSNVPNLDELVNWIFLIIDYLQKSEIPHNVYITRAKTDSEEDYQDLRIYIWARKPSIGTKDTNIFVCAICELFGHFSIKSEEMYKNLTEEYLANILKDVTEESFSLIFDEVKNLIQKQMTT; translated from the exons ATGTCCTGTAATTCCAATAACATAACGATACTCAATCCtattaaaacagaaaatagTAGTACCCAATCTGCccaaaaaaaagaagaattcgATTTTGATTCAGTCctaaaagaaaaatggaaagaagCTCAAAATAAAGGGACATTCCGTTATATACTAAACATTgagaatacaaaattattaagTGGAAAGTATCAGTTCTTAGCTCAG CTGAATGTTGATCGTGGTTACAATAGAAGATGTCCTGAACATATCACTTCAATGACACAGCCTTTCGATGTAAAACGTTTCAATTTTACGAAAATTTCTTCAGAAGAGGAAATAATGTATTTAGATGGAAATGAGGAAGACGTAATTGCAATTAATATTAGTCCACTAGAGTACTGTCACTCCTTATTGTTACCTGAGAGATGTAAACAATTGCCTCAGGTTGTGACAAAGTATAGTTTGTATAAAGCACTGCGTATATTTGCATTAAGTCATGATCC ATATATTCGAGTGGCATTCAATAGTCTCTGTGCACACGCATCAGTAAACCATCTTCATTGGCATTTATATTGCTTAAATCACAGAATGCTATTGGAACatatt GATCTTGATGACTTCATGGGTCCtatacaaattttaagaaaatatccTGCAAATGGCTTTTGTATAAAGTATTCAAATGTTCCAAATTTAGACGAACTTGTAAATtggatatttttaataattgattatttgcaaaaatctgaaataccacaCAATGTTTATATTACAAGAGCGAAAACAGACTCTGAAGAAGATTATCAAGATTTGAGAATTTACATTTGGGCTAGGAAACCCAGTATAGGCACAAAGGATACTAATATCTTTGTTTGTGCTATCTGTGAACTATTTGGTCACTTTTCGAtaaaat CTGAGGAAATGTACAAAAATTTAACAGAAGAGTATCTAGCAAATATTTTGAAAGATGTAACAGAAGAATCTTTTTCACTCATTTTTGACGAAGTGAAAAATTTGATACAAAAACAGATGACTACATGA
- the Chchd3 gene encoding coiled-coil-helix-coiled-coil-helix domain containing 3 encodes MGAGQSARRLTIDNEEEIDVIKLSNSVVQRLTQKVNEPKVQSGNEVRSSPMTQPFANKAVSLPPPQSEDAPSGYPVYYYPQLTLTALEVQQQKEQELLTQDQYWQKRLENLEKHHLKINQIIDEEYKKAVEELYVDEDKKKLNIHNSVQPCLESTSKVLKCYQENSKEILKCSNLVEEFSNCVDQRRARVIAARC; translated from the exons ATGGGTGCTGGACAAAGTGCTCGGAGACTTACCATTGATAACGAAGAAGAAatagatgtaattaaattatcaAATTCAGTTGTACAACGATTGACTCAAAAAGTGAACGAACCTAAAGTTCAATCAGGAAACGAAGTAAGATCTTCTCCTATGACACAACCATTTGCCAATAAAGCTGTATCTTTGCCGCCACCTCAAAGTGAAGATGCACCATCTGGATATCCTGTGTATTATTATCCGCAGTTAACATTAACTGCTCTTGAAGTACAGCAACAAAAAGAGCAAGAACTTCTGACTCAAGATCAATATTGGCAAAAGCGATTAGAAAATTTAGAGAAACATCACttaaaaattaatcaaattataGATGAGGAATATAAAAAGGCTGTGGAAGAGTTGTATGTAGATGAAG ATAAGAAGAAGCTCAATATCCACAATAGTGTGCAGCCATGTCTAGAGAGTACGTCGAAGGTACTTAAGTGTtaccaagaaaattcgaaagaaaTTCTGAAATGTTCTAATTTAGTTGAAGAATTTTCTAATTGCGTGGATCAACGACGTGCAAGAGTGATTGCAGCACGCTGCTAA